In the Mya arenaria isolate MELC-2E11 chromosome 11, ASM2691426v1 genome, one interval contains:
- the LOC128209357 gene encoding protein O-mannosyl-transferase TMTC2-like, protein MQKWKWSYLPVEWRRTMEGVILLVVVLVTLVAARVYFMGNTPPEFAPSDNPASDADSFTTRTLTYALLPALNMWILLCPNVLSFDWSMSSIPLVESISDFRNTFSFLFYSFLFYFAYLTLSYIHSQVNEKTMLNGNSHSSHVINSSRHSSLKHKSFHTERQTSVPGDTTVSYSKSHFTVFTVSSHTINVIIFSAALMVLPFIPATNLFFYVRFVIAERVLYIPSMGFCLLVAHGLHTIYNHFHSNMLKQKLLAIATVFLILMYSGKTVRRNVDWRTEEMLYTSGIAVNPPKAWGNLANIFNNQGRVDDAETAYRNALKYRPNMSDTHYNLGILLQNKKLYQDAIESYQKAISFRPNLSMAHLNLGILLAQLGDGKQAEQVYRHCADLDTSKLKDPRLHESTKISCLYNLGRLYSDQKRYQESISVFEEALRRRPDHYAPQSLYNLYGETFSSLGNHEEAERYYRKALAAKPDHIPAHLTMAKLMHKLGRLDDAESWFAKARTVDPSDSSVQQHYALYLGETGRLTESAAVYRKVLERDPDNFEMVFNAANILRQIDKSSEAEKLFHRATQLRRNDATAHMNLGAMYHINGKLSEAERSYTRALELKPGDKVTQDNLVKLRNLRKSQQKT, encoded by the exons GTAGAGTGGCGGCGGACCATGGAGGGCGTGATTCTGCTTGTGGTTGTCCTGGTAACGCTGGTGGCTGCTCGTGTCTACTTCATGGGCAACACACCCCCTGAGTTTGCCCCATCAGACAACCCTGCCTCGGACGCGGACAGTTTTACTACCCGCACGCTGACATATGCACTCTTGCCGGCACTCAACATGTGGATATTACTCTGCCCTAATGTTCTCAGTTTTGATTGGTCGATGTCATCCATACCACTCGTTGAGAGCATCTCAGACTTTAGGAATACCttctcatttttgttttattcatttttattttattttgcttatttgaCGTTATCATATATACATAGTCAAGTTAACGAGAAAACGATGTTAAATGGCAATAGTCACTCAAGCCATGTGATAAACAGTTCACGACATTCCAGCTTGAAGCACAAATCATTCCACACGGAGAGACAGACCTCTGTGCCAGGGGACACAACTGTCTCTTATTCCAAAAGTCATTTCACAGTGTTCACAGTGTCGTCTCATACCATTAATGTGATAATATTCTCTGCAGCTTTAATGGTGTTACCCTTTATCCCTGCCACAAACCTGTTCTTTTACGTCAGGTTTGTGATTGCGGAGCGTGTCCTCTACATTCCAAGCATGGGCTTTTGTCTGCTTGTGGCTCACGGCCTCCACACAATCTACAACCATTTCCATAGCAACATGCTCAAACAGAAACTTCTTGCCATTGCAACTGTATTCTTAATTCTGATGTACTCAGGCAAGACAGTCCGGCGAAATGTTGACTGGAGGACAGAGGAGATGCTGTATACATCGGGAATCGCAGTTAACCCTCCAAAAG CATGGGGCAACCTTGCCAATATATTCAACAACCAGGGTCGTGTAGACGATGCCGAGACTGCGTACAGGAATGCTCTCAAGTACCGGCCTAACATGTCCGACACCCACTATAACCT GGGTATCTTGCTGCAGAACAAGAAGCTTTACCAGGACGCCATCGAGAGTTACCAGAAGGCCATCAGCTTCAGACCAAACCTCTCCA TGGCTCATCTGAATCTGGGCATTCTGCTGGCACAGTTGGGGGATGGCAAACAGGCTGAACAGGT GTACCGCCACTGTGCAGACCTAGACACCTCTAAACTCAAAGACCCGCGGCTCCATGAGAGCACGAAGATCTCGTGTCTATACAACCTGGGGCGTCTTTACAGTGACCAGAAACGATACCAG GAGTCCATATCTGTGTTTGAGGAGGCCTTGCGAAGACGCCCAGACCACTACGCTCCCCAGTCCCTGTATAACCTCTATG GAGAGACATTCTCCAGCCTGGGGAATCATGAGGAAGCAGAGCGCTACTATCGCAAGGCCCTGGCTGCCAAACCTGACCACATCCCTGCCCATCTCACCATGGCAAAACTCATGCACAAACTG GGTAGACTGGATGATGCGGAGAGCTGGTTTGCCAAGGCACGCACTGTAGATCCCAGCGACAGCTCAGTTCAACAACACTATG CTCTGTACCTTGGGGAGACTGGCCGGCTAACGGAGTCTGCAGCCGTGTACCGGAAAGTGCTGGAACGGGATCCAGACAACTTCGAGATGGTTTTTAATGCCGCCAACATCCTCCGACAGATTGATAAAAGCAGCGAGGCAGAGAAACTCTTTCATCGAGCTACACAGCTCAGGCGAAAT GATGCAACTGCCCATATGAATTTGGGAGCAATGTACCACATCAACGGGAAACTGTCCGAGGCAGAGAGGTCATACACACGAGCCCTTGAGCTGAAACCTGGGGACAAGGTGACCCAGGATAACCTTGTCAAACTACGGAACCTCAGGAAGTCACAGCAAAAAACATGA